From a single Cyclobacterium marinum DSM 745 genomic region:
- a CDS encoding endonuclease/exonuclease/phosphatase family protein has translation MRFIIVTIFFISMALFFSVHISPETWDYTGLLPLLIPVFLVLNIFLVVLLLFGRFRLIIYPVLVLIIGWKFLVITFQWNEPDTSTEGFTFLSYNTMLFNNSWGNGNENKITNSIKWAKENPSDIKCFQEFYQDYTTPSRNSLKMISDNGTYEYAYYSANGNEKKKSYGIAIFSKYPIINSGKVFDNKRNNGAMFADIKINQDTIRVYNTHLESMNIKAADLDNLDGIKNQYRSTIKKLKEGIKLRTSQMLLLKKHMADSPYPLILAGDFNDLPYSYTYFKLREDLENAFESKGRGFGFTYNKVLFFLRIDNMFFDKALEVLQFKTLREVDYSDHYPISAVFAFPSQKKVAD, from the coding sequence ATGCGCTTTATTATTGTTACAATTTTTTTTATTTCAATGGCCCTCTTTTTCAGTGTGCATATTTCACCTGAAACATGGGATTATACCGGCCTTTTGCCTTTGCTTATTCCTGTATTTTTAGTGCTTAATATTTTTCTTGTCGTTTTATTACTTTTCGGAAGATTTCGGCTGATAATTTACCCGGTTTTGGTTCTAATCATTGGCTGGAAATTTCTTGTGATTACCTTTCAATGGAATGAACCTGACACAAGTACGGAAGGTTTTACATTTTTGAGCTACAATACCATGTTATTTAACAATAGCTGGGGAAATGGAAACGAAAATAAGATAACAAATTCAATAAAATGGGCAAAGGAAAATCCCTCGGATATCAAATGTTTTCAGGAGTTTTATCAAGATTATACGACCCCGTCAAGAAATTCCCTCAAGATGATCAGCGATAATGGGACTTATGAATATGCCTATTATTCTGCGAATGGAAATGAAAAAAAGAAATCCTACGGCATTGCTATTTTTAGTAAATACCCCATCATCAATAGTGGTAAGGTCTTTGACAATAAAAGAAATAATGGGGCCATGTTTGCAGATATTAAAATCAATCAGGATACCATTAGGGTGTATAATACCCATTTGGAGTCAATGAATATCAAAGCTGCCGACCTTGACAATTTGGATGGAATAAAAAATCAATACAGGTCAACCATAAAGAAATTAAAAGAAGGAATAAAGCTTAGAACTTCCCAGATGTTGTTGTTAAAAAAGCACATGGCAGATAGCCCCTACCCACTGATTTTAGCAGGGGATTTTAATGATTTGCCTTATAGTTATACTTACTTCAAGCTTAGGGAAGATTTGGAAAACGCTTTTGAAAGTAAAGGCCGAGGCTTTGGCTTTACCTATAACAAGGTTTTGTTTTTCTTGCGCATAGACAATATGTTTTTTGATAAGGCCTTGGAAGTTTTACAATTTAAAACTTTAAGAGAAGTCGATTATTCAGATCATTATCCAATTTCGGCTGTATTTGCCTTTCCTAGTCAGAAGAAAGTCGCCGATTGA
- a CDS encoding glycoside hydrolase family 31 protein, giving the protein MNSNKSNLLVPGKVINYTLSSTGVFGTTENCAFKLSVYNETTIRIQVSLQNEFFPNPYSVISTPEEVKFFWQEKKEYCILKTKKIELLIEKNNFRLIFKNTKGTILSEDASHFGINWQGTAVGCYKKLQQWEKFIGLGEKTGGLNRYGQTYTNWNTDHFGYGTNADPLYLSLPFYIGLHHNNCYGIFFDNSHKSTFNFGAGNNRFSYFTAEGGDLDYYFIHEKNVGGIISAYTSLTGKTPMPPKWTLGYQQCRYSYYPDKEVIRLAQTFREKEIPADTIYLDIHHMEECKVFTFDKKRFKAPTELIKYLKELGFKVVVILDPGIKVDKEYLPYREGNEKQLFLKYPDGENYEGQVWPGWCAFPDFTKPETRVWWAEKLIFYLNAGVDGFWTDMNEPATWGQTMPDLVQFFYEGQEANHKKSRNVYGLQMARSTKEGLTNFHKGKRPFVLTRSGFAGIQRYAAVWTGDNVASDDHMLAGVRLVNSLGLGGVSFAGYDIGGFVGNTNPKLFARWIALGTFCPLFRAHTMINSNSSEPWAFGEEVEAIASNYIRLRYKLMPLIYTAFYLSSESGIPISKSLSIDYTFDDKVYHGAFENQYLFCDNLLVAPVESYKEITKIYFPEGTWYHLFSGEKLGGSQELLWECPIEYLPIFVKAGAILPMQSAKNFTEDFNDGQLNLHIYQGMGKSEQLIYEDDGKSTAYLDLLFSKILIQMDFSANKLSIEKITANYESEYHTANFFFHGMQFHEASLDGKMIEISYKNVAFLDEISEYDPLPDTDHTFKVCQNVPSFSISLEGNHRRSIQLN; this is encoded by the coding sequence ATGAACAGCAATAAATCCAATTTGTTAGTCCCCGGCAAGGTCATCAATTATACGCTTTCAAGTACAGGAGTATTCGGAACCACTGAAAACTGTGCTTTCAAACTTTCGGTTTACAACGAAACCACCATCCGAATCCAAGTTTCACTTCAGAATGAATTCTTCCCCAATCCATACAGTGTCATTTCCACTCCTGAGGAAGTTAAATTTTTCTGGCAAGAAAAAAAGGAGTACTGTATTTTAAAAACAAAAAAGATTGAATTACTTATTGAAAAAAATAATTTCAGGTTAATTTTTAAAAATACTAAGGGAACCATCCTTAGTGAAGATGCCAGTCATTTTGGCATCAATTGGCAAGGCACAGCAGTTGGGTGTTATAAAAAGCTTCAACAGTGGGAGAAATTTATAGGGCTCGGTGAAAAAACCGGTGGTTTGAACCGTTACGGACAAACCTATACCAACTGGAATACTGATCATTTCGGCTATGGCACCAATGCCGATCCATTGTATTTATCCCTTCCCTTTTATATAGGCTTACATCACAATAATTGTTATGGGATCTTCTTTGACAACAGCCATAAAAGCACTTTTAATTTTGGTGCCGGAAACAATCGTTTTTCTTATTTCACTGCCGAAGGTGGAGATCTGGACTATTATTTTATTCATGAAAAGAACGTAGGGGGAATCATTTCAGCCTACACTTCATTAACAGGTAAAACTCCAATGCCACCTAAGTGGACTCTAGGCTATCAACAATGCAGGTACTCTTATTATCCGGACAAAGAAGTCATCCGCTTGGCCCAAACTTTTCGAGAGAAAGAAATCCCTGCTGACACAATTTATTTGGATATACACCATATGGAAGAATGCAAGGTTTTTACTTTTGACAAAAAACGATTTAAGGCCCCAACTGAACTTATTAAATACCTAAAAGAATTAGGGTTTAAAGTAGTGGTTATTCTGGATCCGGGAATAAAGGTGGATAAGGAATACCTCCCCTATCGTGAGGGAAATGAAAAACAGTTGTTTTTAAAATATCCAGATGGAGAAAATTATGAGGGCCAAGTATGGCCGGGTTGGTGTGCCTTTCCGGATTTCACGAAACCTGAAACCAGAGTCTGGTGGGCAGAAAAGTTAATTTTTTATTTAAATGCCGGCGTAGATGGTTTTTGGACAGACATGAACGAACCGGCCACTTGGGGCCAAACTATGCCTGACTTGGTTCAGTTTTTTTATGAAGGACAAGAGGCCAACCATAAAAAAAGCAGAAATGTATATGGCCTGCAGATGGCAAGAAGTACGAAAGAGGGACTTACCAATTTTCACAAAGGGAAAAGACCATTTGTATTGACCAGATCCGGCTTTGCAGGCATACAACGCTATGCTGCAGTCTGGACAGGAGACAATGTGGCCAGTGATGATCATATGCTCGCAGGGGTTAGGCTGGTAAACAGTTTGGGCCTGGGGGGCGTATCCTTTGCCGGATATGATATTGGGGGATTTGTTGGAAACACCAACCCAAAACTATTTGCTCGATGGATTGCTTTAGGCACCTTCTGCCCTTTATTTAGAGCCCATACCATGATCAATAGCAATTCCTCCGAACCTTGGGCATTTGGCGAGGAAGTAGAAGCAATTGCCAGCAACTATATTCGATTAAGATACAAATTAATGCCATTGATTTACACTGCTTTTTATCTAAGTTCTGAATCAGGAATTCCTATTAGTAAAAGCTTATCCATCGATTATACCTTTGACGACAAAGTTTATCATGGCGCATTCGAAAATCAATATCTTTTTTGTGATAATTTACTTGTCGCCCCAGTAGAAAGCTATAAGGAAATCACTAAAATCTATTTTCCCGAAGGGACGTGGTATCATTTATTTTCCGGAGAAAAGCTAGGAGGGAGTCAAGAATTGCTCTGGGAATGCCCTATTGAATACCTTCCTATATTTGTTAAAGCCGGAGCTATTCTTCCCATGCAATCAGCAAAAAATTTTACCGAAGATTTTAATGATGGACAATTAAACCTACATATTTACCAAGGAATGGGGAAATCTGAACAATTAATTTATGAAGATGACGGAAAAAGCACCGCCTACCTAGATTTATTATTTTCAAAAATATTGATCCAGATGGATTTTTCAGCCAACAAACTAAGCATTGAGAAAATTACAGCTAATTATGAAAGTGAATACCATACTGCTAATTTTTTCTTTCATGGAATGCAGTTCCATGAAGCAAGTTTAGATGGCAAAATGATTGAAATAAGTTATAAGAATGTCGCTTTCTTAGATGAAATCTCTGAATATGACCCATTGCCTGATACCGACCACACTTTTAAAGTTTGTCAAAATGTCCCAAGTTTTTCTATAAGCCTTGAGGGCAATCATAGGCGCAGCATACAATTAAACTAA
- a CDS encoding M48 family metallopeptidase — protein sequence MKKILTLLFVGLIVYGCATVPLSGRKQLSIVSNSEVLPLAYDQYGQVLKESKVLTNTKEGQQVVEVGNRIANAVDTYLKDNGYSSITEGFEWDFNLLESDQVNAWCMPGGKVAFYTGILPICEDETGIAVVMGHEVAHAIASHARERMSQGLVANGLIGGLQVAMGENPSLTETIFLQAVGIGGQVGMLKFGRDQELEADQLGLIFMSIAGYDPREAPDFWERMNAQSDASSRPPEFLSTHPGPEKRIAKLNNQMDEALKYYNKEK from the coding sequence CAGTACCATTAAGTGGCAGGAAGCAGCTTAGCATTGTTAGTAATTCTGAAGTTTTACCATTGGCTTATGATCAGTATGGACAGGTATTGAAGGAGAGCAAGGTGCTTACCAATACCAAAGAAGGACAGCAGGTGGTGGAAGTAGGCAATCGGATAGCAAATGCTGTAGATACCTACTTGAAGGACAACGGTTATTCTTCGATAACAGAAGGTTTTGAATGGGACTTTAATTTATTGGAGAGTGATCAGGTTAATGCTTGGTGTATGCCGGGAGGAAAAGTAGCTTTTTATACTGGAATTCTACCTATCTGTGAAGATGAAACAGGTATTGCCGTGGTGATGGGCCATGAGGTGGCACATGCCATTGCCAGCCATGCCCGAGAAAGAATGTCTCAAGGATTGGTTGCCAATGGATTAATTGGTGGTCTCCAAGTGGCCATGGGTGAAAATCCAAGCTTAACTGAAACCATATTTTTGCAAGCAGTAGGAATCGGTGGTCAAGTTGGAATGCTGAAATTTGGCAGGGACCAAGAATTGGAAGCCGATCAATTGGGTTTAATTTTCATGTCCATTGCCGGATATGATCCTCGGGAAGCTCCGGATTTTTGGGAAAGAATGAATGCACAATCAGATGCATCTTCAAGACCACCTGAGTTTTTATCTACTCACCCCGGTCCGGAAAAAAGAATAGCTAAGCTGAACAATCAAATGGATGAAGCTTTAAAGTATTATAACAAAGAGAAATAA
- a CDS encoding DUF2911 domain-containing protein, whose amino-acid sequence MNDLRKLFFSLSVFSICFGVFSCSNPSSKSNDTMIEDTAKEVKERASPLKSSSGNIGGKAIAVEYGAPSVKGRVIWGDLVPYGEVWRTGANEATNVTFEKDVVVEGEAVEAGRYSLFTIPRENEPWTIILNADWDLEHGHFQYNEENDVIRVDVSPTFVTDHQEILSIEVVNEGIEIKWEKAKVLVNIE is encoded by the coding sequence ATGAATGACCTTAGGAAACTATTTTTTAGTTTATCAGTTTTTTCTATTTGCTTTGGGGTTTTCTCCTGTTCCAACCCGTCTTCCAAGTCAAATGATACGATGATAGAGGATACGGCAAAAGAAGTAAAAGAAAGGGCAAGTCCTTTAAAATCTTCTTCCGGGAATATTGGAGGAAAGGCAATAGCTGTGGAATATGGCGCTCCATCGGTAAAGGGCCGAGTGATTTGGGGAGATTTGGTGCCCTATGGTGAAGTTTGGAGAACAGGAGCGAATGAAGCTACTAATGTAACATTTGAGAAAGATGTTGTAGTAGAAGGTGAAGCTGTGGAGGCAGGGAGGTATTCTTTGTTTACGATTCCTAGGGAAAATGAACCTTGGACCATTATTTTAAATGCAGATTGGGACCTGGAACATGGTCATTTCCAATACAATGAAGAAAATGATGTTATACGGGTGGATGTCAGCCCTACTTTTGTGACTGACCATCAGGAAATACTTTCCATAGAAGTAGTAAATGAAGGAATAGAGATAAAATGGGAAAAAGCTAAAGTATTGGTAAATATTGAATGA
- a CDS encoding efflux RND transporter permease subunit, with protein MNKKMSNRALGFAVILSIFFVVSWQGVSFNYDFENFFQQDDPDLDFYQEYRATFQNDNDYLLLALQNNQGIFDSTFLSKALSFSMELQQLEGVDGVVSILDQKEPIISPFGINYRKLLDWSSKENLSKSAENSIQDRQWNGNLFDEPSNSLLLLVKNKQMIAKEQGDTLYANIEQRLKTYDFDGFRSAGKIKAQGAFVALLQKEFSLFLGFAIYGVLFLLWLMYRSWWGVVLPFVIIITGIFWSLSFLLLTGGELDVMSVMQPPILMVIGLSGMVHVVNHYQSALTSKQPKEEAIYNAFKALGLPVFLTALTTSLGFVSLYFTNVPSLKWFGVYTGCGVMFMFLALFSLLPFALYHLSPLPSSNREIWARRWNRLLQTLFVETLNRRKLIFVVFVLITLVAGYFMSRVKTNGYLLDSLPEDHALLEDFRFFDQNYRGSKPLEVYLQAADKNGSILDYPVLQEIKKLEEFIGENYNSAFIMSPLTAVKAVNKAQNRGSSKAFTLPSALAYERMQPFIERIGINQNLKLWTKDKTEGRLSSRTADNGSLLGKKQEEKLEAFVAKNIDDNLLKVRLTGTSFLIDKSHELVTHKVFTGLGFAFLLVGIIIGFLFRSWRVSFLVLLPNIVPLVWVGCVMYWFGIDFKLSTSIVFAIAFGIAVDDSIHFMTNLRMQMMKGQDLSKALFNTFLTTGKAIVLTTIILVSGFAMLTFSDLEIPWFTGVLVSLSLVFAVLADLFWLPLLLLPFKKVIQQKVNRRLSSD; from the coding sequence ATGAATAAAAAAATGTCCAATAGGGCACTTGGTTTTGCAGTAATCCTGTCAATATTCTTTGTAGTTTCTTGGCAAGGGGTAAGTTTTAATTATGACTTTGAAAACTTTTTTCAACAAGATGATCCTGATTTGGATTTTTATCAGGAGTATAGGGCTACTTTTCAAAATGATAATGATTATTTATTGCTGGCACTTCAAAATAATCAGGGAATATTTGATAGCACTTTTTTATCAAAGGCATTGTCCTTTTCTATGGAGTTACAACAATTGGAAGGGGTGGATGGAGTGGTTTCAATACTAGACCAAAAAGAACCGATTATCAGTCCATTTGGGATTAATTACAGGAAGCTGTTAGACTGGTCTTCTAAGGAAAACCTCTCCAAAAGTGCTGAAAATAGCATACAAGACAGGCAGTGGAATGGGAATTTATTTGATGAGCCAAGCAATTCTCTTCTCCTTTTGGTGAAAAATAAGCAGATGATTGCCAAAGAACAGGGAGACACATTGTATGCGAATATAGAACAGCGATTAAAAACCTATGATTTTGATGGTTTTAGGTCTGCCGGAAAAATAAAGGCCCAAGGGGCATTTGTAGCCTTACTTCAGAAAGAGTTCTCACTCTTCTTGGGGTTTGCCATATATGGAGTACTTTTTTTACTCTGGCTGATGTACCGTTCTTGGTGGGGTGTGGTTTTGCCTTTCGTAATAATTATTACAGGTATCTTTTGGAGTCTTTCCTTCCTGTTGTTGACGGGCGGGGAATTGGATGTGATGTCTGTCATGCAACCTCCCATATTAATGGTAATTGGTTTAAGTGGAATGGTACATGTGGTCAACCATTACCAAAGCGCCTTGACTTCCAAACAACCCAAGGAGGAAGCCATTTATAACGCATTTAAAGCCCTGGGTCTGCCGGTCTTTTTAACAGCTCTCACTACTTCTCTAGGGTTTGTATCCTTATATTTTACCAATGTTCCCAGTTTGAAGTGGTTTGGTGTGTATACCGGTTGCGGTGTAATGTTTATGTTTTTGGCCCTTTTTTCACTACTGCCTTTTGCCTTGTATCACCTTTCTCCTTTACCATCCTCCAATCGGGAAATATGGGCAAGGAGATGGAACAGGCTTTTACAAACTTTATTTGTGGAGACTTTAAATAGACGGAAGTTAATTTTTGTCGTATTTGTACTCATCACTTTGGTGGCCGGTTATTTTATGTCTCGGGTTAAAACGAATGGGTATTTGTTGGATAGCCTTCCGGAAGATCATGCCCTTTTGGAGGATTTTCGGTTTTTTGACCAAAATTATCGAGGGTCCAAGCCCTTGGAAGTATACCTTCAGGCAGCTGATAAAAATGGGAGCATTTTGGACTACCCGGTGCTTCAAGAAATCAAAAAGCTGGAAGAATTTATCGGTGAAAATTACAATTCAGCTTTTATTATGTCTCCTTTGACTGCTGTGAAAGCGGTCAATAAAGCACAAAACCGGGGGAGTTCAAAAGCATTTACGTTGCCTTCCGCTTTGGCTTATGAAAGGATGCAACCATTCATTGAGAGAATAGGAATAAACCAAAATTTAAAATTATGGACTAAAGATAAAACAGAGGGCAGGCTTTCCTCAAGAACAGCAGACAATGGGAGTTTATTAGGTAAAAAACAAGAGGAAAAATTAGAAGCATTTGTAGCAAAGAATATTGACGATAATCTGCTCAAGGTCAGGTTGACAGGAACGTCTTTTTTAATTGATAAAAGCCATGAATTAGTAACGCATAAGGTTTTTACCGGTCTCGGTTTTGCTTTCTTGCTTGTTGGGATTATCATTGGTTTTCTTTTCAGATCCTGGAGAGTATCTTTTCTTGTTCTTTTGCCAAATATTGTTCCTTTGGTTTGGGTAGGCTGTGTTATGTATTGGTTTGGGATAGATTTTAAATTGTCCACCTCAATAGTCTTTGCCATTGCTTTTGGGATTGCAGTGGACGATAGTATTCATTTTATGACCAACTTAAGGATGCAAATGATGAAAGGTCAAGATTTGTCTAAAGCTTTGTTCAATACCTTTTTGACCACCGGTAAGGCCATTGTACTGACCACCATTATTTTGGTTTCCGGCTTTGCTATGTTAACCTTTAGTGATTTAGAAATCCCTTGGTTTACAGGCGTTTTAGTGAGTCTTTCATTGGTGTTTGCTGTTTTGGCAGATTTGTTTTGGCTGCCTTTATTGTTGCTACCCTTCAAAAAGGTGATTCAGCAAAAAGTCAATCGGCGACTTTCTTCTGACTAG
- a CDS encoding M1 family metallopeptidase, with protein sequence MKKITVLFFAVMSIHFLFDQEVFAQSQRWQQSVSYQMDIEMDVKTNQYTGKQTIAYSNNSPDTLNQLFFHLYYNAFQPNSMMDVRSRSIKDPDRRVGDRISKLTPDEIGFIHVESLLVNGQTVEMEEVGTILEVKLTEPIMPHSTVLLESEFTAQVPLQIRRAGRDNAEGIRYSMSQWYPKLANYDEQGWHANPYIGREFYGIWGDFDVKITIDKSYILGGTGYLQNKNEIGFGYEDEGVTVKKPSGSTLTWHFYAPKVHDFMWAADPKYTHEKLVTADGITLHHLYVKSKETKDTWPKLKEYTAKTMAYLSERYGTYPYKQYSVIQGGDGGMEYPMATLITGHRPMGSLVGVMMHELAHSWFQGVLASNESLYPWMDEGFTTYASTLSMADNYLKPSAKGPLKDSPLKGAYVGYERLVESGLEEPLSTHADHFHTNTAYGSASYSKGALFLAQLGYIIGEETRNKAMLRYWETWKFKHPNVNDFIRIMEKESGIELDWYKEYWVNSTKTIDYAISTVTEKENNLAVVLERKGQMPMPIDLIVTYENGEKESYYFPLAIMRGGKASESNWPERVKTTRWPWTNETVEINIDQSNSKVTSIQIDPSERMADIDKSNNLWTNAK encoded by the coding sequence ATGAAAAAAATCACGGTACTTTTTTTTGCAGTCATGAGCATACATTTCTTGTTCGACCAAGAAGTTTTTGCGCAATCCCAAAGATGGCAGCAGTCGGTAAGTTATCAAATGGATATTGAAATGGATGTAAAAACCAATCAATATACAGGGAAGCAAACCATTGCATATAGCAATAATTCTCCGGACACACTCAATCAGCTCTTTTTTCATCTTTATTACAATGCTTTTCAGCCCAATAGCATGATGGATGTACGCTCAAGATCCATTAAAGATCCTGACAGACGCGTTGGGGATAGAATATCCAAGCTAACACCTGATGAAATCGGTTTTATTCATGTAGAATCTTTGTTAGTAAATGGACAAACCGTTGAGATGGAAGAAGTAGGAACCATCTTGGAGGTAAAGCTAACGGAACCTATAATGCCACATAGCACTGTTTTGTTGGAAAGCGAATTTACAGCACAAGTACCCCTACAAATTCGGAGAGCAGGAAGAGATAACGCAGAAGGTATTCGGTATTCCATGTCGCAATGGTATCCCAAACTGGCCAATTATGATGAACAAGGTTGGCACGCAAATCCTTATATAGGTAGAGAGTTTTACGGTATTTGGGGAGATTTTGATGTAAAAATCACTATTGACAAATCCTATATTCTAGGAGGTACAGGCTATCTGCAAAACAAGAATGAAATTGGCTTTGGGTATGAAGACGAAGGAGTAACGGTAAAAAAACCTTCCGGCTCTACGCTCACCTGGCATTTTTATGCCCCTAAAGTACATGATTTTATGTGGGCTGCAGACCCAAAATACACGCATGAGAAACTAGTGACTGCGGATGGCATTACTTTACACCATTTGTATGTTAAAAGTAAGGAAACAAAAGACACGTGGCCAAAACTTAAGGAGTATACCGCTAAAACCATGGCCTATTTAAGTGAAAGATACGGAACCTACCCATATAAGCAGTATTCTGTAATTCAAGGCGGTGATGGTGGCATGGAGTACCCCATGGCTACTTTAATTACAGGCCACAGACCTATGGGCAGCTTGGTGGGAGTGATGATGCACGAATTGGCTCACAGTTGGTTTCAGGGTGTATTGGCTTCTAATGAATCTCTTTATCCTTGGATGGACGAGGGTTTTACCACCTATGCCAGCACCCTTAGTATGGCCGATAATTACCTCAAACCTTCTGCAAAGGGACCATTAAAAGACTCCCCTCTTAAAGGAGCATATGTAGGTTACGAAAGACTGGTTGAATCGGGTCTTGAAGAACCACTTTCAACCCACGCAGATCATTTTCATACCAATACCGCCTATGGCTCTGCCTCCTATTCCAAAGGGGCCTTGTTTCTAGCCCAATTGGGTTATATTATTGGAGAGGAAACCCGAAATAAGGCCATGTTAAGGTATTGGGAAACGTGGAAATTCAAACATCCCAACGTAAATGATTTTATCCGAATCATGGAAAAAGAAAGCGGCATAGAGCTGGACTGGTACAAAGAGTATTGGGTGAACTCCACCAAAACAATAGATTATGCCATCTCCACAGTTACCGAAAAAGAAAATAACCTTGCTGTGGTCCTTGAAAGAAAAGGACAAATGCCTATGCCCATTGACCTTATTGTAACCTATGAAAATGGAGAAAAAGAAAGTTATTATTTCCCATTAGCAATTATGCGGGGAGGTAAAGCATCTGAAAGCAATTGGCCTGAAAGAGTAAAAACAACCAGATGGCCTTGGACCAACGAAACCGTAGAAATTAATATTGACCAATCCAATTCAAAAGTCACATCCATTCAAATTGACCCGTCAGAACGAATGGCAGATATTGACAAGTCCAATAATTTATGGACAAATGCCAAGTAG